One [Clostridium] saccharolyticum WM1 DNA segment encodes these proteins:
- the nspC gene encoding carboxynorspermidine decarboxylase, whose amino-acid sequence MRIEDLKTPCYVIDEGRLEKNLDILKKVKESTGCRILLAQKAFSCFAEYPLIGRYLDGTTASGLYEARLGREEMGLETHVFAPAYKEEDFKELTEICDHIVFNSFSQLEKYHNSLGGVKAGIRINPQCSTQEGHEIYDPCAPGSRLGVPLDHFKEEWLPWLSGFHFHTLCEQNSDDLKKTLDAVEEKFGKYLSGLSWLNMGGGHHITREDYDIGLLETCIKRIKEKYGLQVYLEPGEAVALNAGYLVTEVMDVVDNGIKTLILDASAACHMPDVLEMPYRPPLKDSGKPGEKAFTYRLSSCTCLAGDVIGDYSFDRELKPGDKLYFMDMAIYSMVKNNTFNGMPLPAIAIMDKEGDCHVIKRFGYEDFKNRLA is encoded by the coding sequence ATGAGGATTGAGGATTTAAAGACTCCCTGCTATGTGATTGATGAGGGAAGGCTGGAAAAGAACCTGGATATTTTAAAGAAGGTAAAGGAAAGTACCGGATGCCGGATTCTTCTGGCCCAGAAGGCATTTTCCTGCTTTGCAGAGTATCCTCTCATAGGCAGATACCTTGACGGAACGACTGCCAGCGGACTTTACGAGGCCAGGCTGGGACGGGAGGAGATGGGACTTGAAACTCATGTTTTCGCTCCGGCATATAAGGAGGAGGACTTTAAGGAGCTGACGGAAATCTGCGATCATATTGTATTCAACTCCTTTTCCCAGCTTGAAAAGTATCATAATTCTTTGGGCGGGGTGAAGGCCGGCATCCGGATCAACCCCCAGTGCTCTACCCAGGAAGGTCATGAAATTTATGATCCCTGTGCTCCCGGTTCAAGACTTGGTGTTCCCCTTGATCATTTTAAGGAGGAGTGGCTTCCCTGGCTTTCCGGGTTCCATTTTCACACCTTGTGTGAACAGAACTCCGATGATTTAAAAAAGACTTTGGATGCGGTGGAGGAAAAGTTCGGAAAGTATTTATCCGGACTGTCCTGGCTGAACATGGGCGGAGGACATCACATTACCAGAGAGGATTACGACATCGGACTGCTGGAGACCTGTATAAAGAGGATAAAGGAAAAATACGGCCTGCAGGTTTATCTGGAACCGGGAGAGGCGGTTGCTCTCAATGCAGGATATCTGGTGACAGAGGTCATGGATGTGGTGGATAACGGGATAAAGACTCTGATCCTTGACGCTTCCGCAGCCTGTCATATGCCTGATGTTCTGGAAATGCCGTATCGGCCCCCTTTAAAGGACAGCGGAAAGCCGGGAGAAAAAGCTTTTACCTACCGGCTTTCCTCCTGCACCTGTCTGGCAGGAGATGTGATCGGGGATTATTCCTTTGACAGGGAATTAAAGCCGGGGGATAAGCTGTATTTTATGGATATGGCCATTTATTCCATGGTTAAGAACAACACCTTTAACGGAATGCCCCTTCCTGCCATAGCCATTATGGATAAGGAAGGGGACTGCCATGTTATAAAAAGGTTCGGCTATGAGGATTTTAAGAACCGGCTGGCCTGA
- the aguA gene encoding agmatine deiminase, producing MEKLKSLPAKDGFYMPGEFEPHWGCIMIWPKRPGSWPFGAGKARKAFARIAEAIADSEQVIMLAEEDVAENAREMLSGRIQIAVMESDDAWARDVGPTFVVNKDRRVRGIDWQFNAWGGTFDGLYPDWKKDDLLAGRFCERFGYPVYDAGHFVLEGGSIHSDGEGTLLVTESCLLSPGRNPSLTKLQIQEQLKCYLGAVKVIWLKAGIYQDETNEHVDNVCAFVRPGEVVLAWTDDQHDPQYEMSLADLRILEKETDAAGRHFKIHKLPIPKKPVCITEEELTGLSFEPGEDEREAGERLAASYVNFYISNGGVVVPQFGDDHDSEAVRILGECFPERKIYPVYARDIIVGGGNIHCITQQIPL from the coding sequence ATGGAGAAATTAAAAAGCCTCCCGGCAAAAGACGGGTTTTACATGCCTGGAGAATTTGAGCCCCATTGGGGCTGTATCATGATCTGGCCCAAACGGCCCGGCTCCTGGCCCTTCGGGGCCGGAAAAGCAAGGAAGGCCTTTGCAAGGATCGCAGAGGCCATAGCAGACAGCGAGCAGGTGATTATGCTGGCAGAGGAAGATGTAGCGGAAAATGCAAGAGAGATGCTTTCCGGCAGGATTCAGATTGCTGTCATGGAGTCCGATGATGCATGGGCAAGGGATGTGGGGCCTACCTTTGTTGTGAATAAGGACCGCAGGGTAAGGGGGATCGACTGGCAATTCAATGCCTGGGGCGGAACCTTTGACGGGCTGTATCCGGACTGGAAGAAGGATGACCTGCTTGCAGGGCGTTTTTGCGAGCGATTTGGATATCCGGTCTATGATGCGGGGCATTTTGTCCTGGAAGGGGGCTCTATTCATTCTGACGGAGAGGGCACGCTTTTGGTGACGGAAAGCTGTTTATTAAGCCCGGGCCGGAATCCTTCTCTTACAAAGCTTCAGATCCAGGAGCAGTTAAAATGTTATCTGGGAGCCGTGAAAGTCATCTGGCTGAAAGCGGGCATCTATCAGGATGAAACCAACGAGCACGTGGATAATGTCTGCGCTTTTGTCCGGCCGGGAGAAGTGGTCTTAGCCTGGACAGATGATCAACATGACCCTCAGTATGAAATGTCCCTGGCCGATTTAAGGATTCTTGAGAAAGAAACAGATGCAGCAGGAAGACATTTTAAGATTCACAAGCTCCCAATACCGAAAAAGCCGGTCTGCATAACAGAGGAGGAGCTTACCGGCCTGTCCTTTGAGCCTGGAGAGGATGAAAGGGAGGCTGGTGAGCGTCTGGCCGCCAGTTATGTGAATTTTTATATATCCAACGGCGGGGTGGTAGTACCCCAGTTTGGTGATGATCACGATTCAGAGGCGGTTCGTATCTTAGGGGAGTGCTTCCCGGAGAGAAAGATCTATCCGGTGTATGCAAGAGATATCATTGTGGGAGGCGGTAATATTCACTGCATCACACAACAAATTCCGTTGTAG
- the aguB gene encoding N-carbamoylputrescine amidase: MRMITAAAVQMKCCDDVKKNIEHGERLVRQAAEEGANVILLPELFERPYFCQERRYDFYDYAKPAEENQAVKHFAGIAAELQVVLPISFYEQSGNTMFNSVAVLDGDGTNLGVYRKTHIPDDHYYQEKFYFTPGDTGFRVFDTRYGKIGIGICWDQWFPETARCLALQGAELILYPTAIGSEPILECDSMEHWRRCMQGHSASNIIPVLAANRVGVESVIPCMENGNQCSSLKFYGSSFITDHTGALVASMDREEEGVICASFDLDQLAADRRNWGLFRDRRPGMYGDISKKA, from the coding sequence ATGAGAATGATAACAGCGGCAGCAGTTCAGATGAAATGCTGCGATGACGTTAAAAAAAATATAGAGCATGGGGAAAGGCTGGTAAGGCAGGCAGCGGAGGAAGGTGCCAATGTGATTCTTCTTCCGGAGCTGTTTGAACGGCCGTATTTTTGTCAGGAACGGCGGTATGACTTTTATGATTATGCAAAACCGGCAGAGGAGAACCAGGCGGTAAAGCATTTTGCAGGAATTGCCGCTGAGCTTCAAGTGGTCCTGCCCATCAGTTTTTATGAACAGTCTGGAAATACCATGTTTAACTCGGTGGCAGTCCTTGACGGGGATGGGACAAATCTTGGGGTATACCGGAAAACCCACATCCCGGATGACCATTATTACCAGGAAAAATTTTATTTCACTCCCGGAGATACGGGCTTCCGGGTGTTTGATACCAGATACGGGAAAATAGGCATAGGAATCTGCTGGGACCAATGGTTTCCTGAGACTGCAAGATGCCTGGCCTTACAGGGAGCGGAGCTGATTTTATATCCTACGGCGATTGGGAGCGAGCCTATTCTGGAATGTGACAGTATGGAGCACTGGAGGCGCTGCATGCAGGGGCATTCTGCTTCCAATATCATCCCGGTTCTTGCAGCAAACCGGGTAGGAGTAGAATCCGTGATTCCATGCATGGAAAATGGGAATCAATGTTCCTCTCTGAAATTTTATGGTTCCTCCTTTATCACGGACCATACCGGGGCTCTGGTAGCATCTATGGACAGGGAGGAGGAAGGCGTTATATGCGCTTCCTTTGACCTTGACCAGTTGGCGGCCGACCGGAGAAACTGGGGACTTTTCCGGGACCGCAGGCCAGGGATGTATGGGGATATCAGCAAAAAGGCGTAA
- a CDS encoding protease complex subunit PrcB family protein, whose product MKRLLSRKWMIFFGLAMWVLVVRTLSGCTFNGDNGDKVRDMELTVVADADIPQELRQIIAEKQQSPFKLTYSDDKNLYIVVGYGKQASGGYSIAVNELYLTDNSIVLDTELIGPEKGENTGTEPSYPFIVIQTEMSELPVVFQ is encoded by the coding sequence ATGAAGAGACTGTTAAGCAGAAAATGGATGATTTTTTTCGGCCTGGCCATGTGGGTATTGGTTGTACGTACTTTAAGCGGGTGCACTTTTAACGGGGATAATGGGGATAAAGTACGGGATATGGAACTTACCGTGGTAGCTGACGCGGATATTCCGCAGGAACTTAGACAGATCATTGCGGAGAAGCAGCAGTCGCCTTTTAAGCTGACCTACAGCGATGATAAGAATCTATACATAGTAGTTGGTTATGGAAAACAGGCCAGCGGAGGTTACAGCATCGCAGTAAATGAACTGTATTTGACGGATAATTCCATTGTCCTGGACACGGAGCTGATCGGACCGGAAAAGGGGGAAAATACGGGGACAGAACCCTCCTATCCATTCATCGTCATTCAAACAGAGATGTCGGAGCTTCCGGTGGTGTTCCAGTAG
- the cysE gene encoding serine O-acetyltransferase encodes MILKDIWLDVSAVKERDPAARSKLEVLLLYQGVHALIWHRFAHWFYQHRMFFIARFISQLARFFTLIEIHPGAQMGHGILIDHGCGVVIGETTVVGDNCTIYQGVTLGGVGLNKGKRHPTLGNNVTVGAGAKILGSFEVGDNCTIAANAVLLKPLESNVTAVGIPARAVKIDGVPLPKKESNLVTMDHYCKMEERVRDMEETLLKLQKELSSYREKEGAIQTEASPEERSEEEGNRE; translated from the coding sequence ATGATATTAAAGGATATATGGCTTGATGTGTCAGCAGTAAAGGAGCGGGATCCGGCGGCCAGAAGCAAGCTGGAGGTGCTTTTGCTGTATCAGGGAGTCCATGCGCTGATTTGGCATCGCTTTGCCCATTGGTTTTACCAGCACAGGATGTTTTTTATTGCCAGGTTTATTTCCCAGCTGGCTAGATTCTTTACACTGATCGAGATCCATCCCGGAGCTCAGATGGGACACGGGATTTTAATTGACCATGGCTGCGGAGTGGTCATCGGAGAGACCACGGTGGTTGGAGATAACTGTACCATTTACCAGGGTGTAACCTTGGGAGGGGTAGGACTTAACAAGGGAAAACGTCATCCCACCCTTGGGAATAATGTAACCGTAGGCGCAGGGGCAAAGATCTTAGGATCCTTTGAGGTGGGAGATAATTGTACCATAGCGGCCAATGCTGTGCTTTTAAAGCCTTTGGAGAGCAATGTGACAGCGGTGGGAATCCCCGCCCGTGCGGTGAAGATAGACGGCGTCCCTCTTCCAAAGAAGGAGAGCAATCTGGTGACAATGGACCATTACTGCAAGATGGAGGAGCGGGTCAGGGATATGGAAGAAACGCTTTTAAAGCTTCAGAAAGAGCTTTCATCGTACAGGGAAAAGGAAGGGGCGATCCAGACGGAGGCTTCTCCTGAAGAACGGTCTGAGGAAGAAGGAAACAGGGAATAG